In a genomic window of Scheffersomyces stipitis CBS 6054 chromosome 4, complete sequence:
- a CDS encoding predicted protein, whose amino-acid sequence METKRQMQHAIAAENDNPDIAKLATIGMRIRQAVSQGYQTSSNVYDGTASYNNANNFSQYDSRRVPLPGNLQQPPSLTNMGSTYQSSAGSSLAEWDSKYDIQNAPLQTLERDSSKLKRKHDDENVQIHSNLSEYENKYGSLSFNETF is encoded by the coding sequence ATGGAGACGAAAAGACAAATGCAGCACGCGATTGCTGCAGAAAATGATAATCCTGATATCGCAAAATTGGCCACCATTGGAATGAGGATCCGTCAGGCTGTGTCACAGGGATATCAAACATCCAGTAACGTCTATGACGGTACAGCATCTTATAATAACGCAAACAATTTTAGTCAATACGATTCCAGAAGAGTGCCGTTACCGGGAAATTTGCAACAGCCACCTTCTTTGACCAACATGGGGTCGACGTACCAATCTTCGGCAGGCTCGAGCTTGGCCGAATGGGATAGTAAATATGATATCCAGAACGCACCTTTACAGACTTTAGAACGTGACAGTagcaagttgaagagaaagcaCGACGATGAGAATGTTCAGATCCACAGCAACTTGAGCGAGTATGAAAATAAGTATGGATCGCTCAGTTTCAACGAAACCTTTTAA
- a CDS encoding predicted protein, translated as MLSWRNLRYHILTPFKNLTVQERILQTLRLFAACSTIAYTIALLGAPFLSNKIYLSRIDCAHLDVAYGLYKSLRNSVTVSPEVFEESGAAAFPVDSTLTNSEITLLSQYAESQVASAPQFIVTSLWSWCYGNYDSTQYYNKYGEMKVKKHNVVMVCSDIPTEYVFNYREELQQIGLSSILAYAYQSANYEDEHYTDVVKLRHHRYNLVAAALTFCGASQLILLILMVIMYQTRGKEKDLSKHPQILNHLVALTSVASCISVCVGTGIIFTMLKQIQSEIAENLGDFGVTFHLGKAWFALLWLCTSFSVVSMLLWVLPLWCANPTDDYEEDLEVDFLKQAKSRRSLYDGKLNFMVRMGSKKSNNSEGRGLMSDNEANENKVESAFPNRHTEEELRKLGESISTNHPVRRTKSRVKRNQDDQEVPQDQAKDLLYNDVSIQQYSNYPTNDFLHYREETYDGYKEGETILSRKGTSLSRNKMTRKLQNPKAQLNVNENRLSTAGSFLNDDELQYLDSNNFIGKY; from the exons ATGCTCTCCTGGAGAAACCTACGATATCACATCTTGACTCCGTTCAAGAACTTAACGGTACAAGAAAGAATCCTTCAGACGCTCAGACTTTTTGCTGCTTGCTCCACTATTGCATACACGATAGCTCTTTTAGGTGCTCCATTTTTGAGTAACAAGATATACTTGAGCAGAATTGACTGTGCCCATCTAGATGTAGCGTATGGGTTGTATAAATCTTTGCGAAACTCAGTGACTGTGTCTCCTGAAGTGTTTGAGGAATCGGGTGCTGCCGCATTCCCCGTGGATTCTACACTTACCAATTCAGAGATCACGTTGTTATCGCAGTATGCTGAAAGTCAAGTGGCCAGTGCTCCACAGTTCATCGTTACTTCGCTCTGGAGCTGGTGCTATGGCAATTATGATTCGACTCAGTATTACAACAAGTATGGTGAGATGAAAGTTAAGAAACACAACGTTGTTATGGTGTGTTCAGACATTCCCACTGAGTATGTGTTCAATTACcgtgaagaattgcaacAAATCGGTCTATCCAGCATCTTGGCTTATGCTTACCAAAGCGCAAACTATGAAGACGAGCACTACACTGACGTTGTTAAACTACGTCATCACAGATACAACTTGGTAGCTGCAGCGTTGACATTTTGTGGTGCCTCCCAGCTtattttgttgattctcATGGTTATAATGTACCAGACGAGAGGTAAGGAAAAGGACTTGTCCAAACATCCGCAGATCTTGAACCATTTGGTAGCATTAACCTCCGTAGCTTCTTGCATCAGTGTATGTGTAGGTACCGGGATCATATTCACTATGTTGAAACAGATACAAAGCGAAATAGCAGAAAATCTAGGTGACTTTGGAGTGACTTTCCATTTGGGAAAAGCCTGGTTTGCTCTTCTCTGGTTGTGCACATCCTTCTCTGTCGTGTCTATGCTCTTGTGGGTATTGCCTTTATGGTGTGCCAATCCCACTGACGACTACGAAGAGGACCTCGAGGTGGATTTC TTAAAACAGGCGAAATCTAGACGTAGTTTGTATGACGGGAAACTCAACTTCATGGTAAGAATGGGCTCTAAGAAGTCGAATAATCTGGAAGGCCGGGGCTTGATGAGTGACAACGAAGCAAACGAAAACA AGGTTGAATCAGCTTTTCCAAACAGGCATACA GAGGAAGAGTTAAGAAAACTCGGCGAATCGATCTCGACGAATCACCCAGTTCGTAGGACAAAGTCGCGGgtgaaaagaaatcaagatgATCAAGAGGTGCCGCAAGATCAAGCAAAGGACCTTCTCTATAACGATGTCAGTATTCAGCAGTATTCCAATTATCCAACAAATGATTTCCTTCATTATAGAGAGGAAACATACGATGGATACAAGGAAGGTGAAACAATCTTGTCCCGAAAAGGAACCTCTCTTTCTAGAAACAAGATGA CAAGAAAGTTGCAGAATCCAAAAGCACAGCTAAATGTTAATGAGAACAGGTTGTCAACGGCAGGttctttcttgaacgaTGACGAACTTCAGTATCTTGATAGCAACAATTTTATAGGGAAATATTAG
- the CAR2 gene encoding ornithine aminotransferase (go_function transaminase activity) translates to MSAPEFNISSATARDYETQYSAHNYHPLPVVFTKAEGAHVWDPEGKEYLDFLSAYSAVNQGHCHPKIVAALVDQASKLTLCSRAFSSDVFGVYAKYVTEYFNYEMVLPMNTGAEAVETGLKLARRWGYVKKGIPEGEAIILSAVNNFHGRTLGVISMSTDPEATANFGPYLSGVGPQIPGEPAGTLLRYGVIEDVEKAFANAGDKIAAILLEPIQGEAGIVVPPEGYLTRVQELCKKHNVLLICDEIQTGIARTGKMLCYEHSKNVKPDIVLLGKAISGGIFPVSAVLSSKEIMLTLEPGSHGSTYGGNPLACRVAIAALEVVREENLVERANNLGEFLRNKLEELKTESNGVISEVRGKGLLCAIVIDDTKTNGRSAWDLCLLMKDHGVLAKPTHDHIIRLAPPLVISEEDLLKGVDSIRQSLKDLPNAPKTAH, encoded by the coding sequence ATGTCTGCTCCAGAATTCAACATCTCCTCGGCTACTGCCAGAGACTACGAGACTCAATACTCGGCCCACAACTACCACCCATTGCCTGTGGTCTTTACCAAGGCTGAAGGTGCCCATGTTTGGGATCCAGAAGGAAAGGAGTACTTGGACTTTCTTTCTGCATACTCTGCTGTGAACCAGGGCCATTGCCATCCAAAGATCGTTGCTGCTCTTGTTGATCAGGCCTCGAAATTGACTTTGTGCTCCAGagccttttcttctgaCGTCTTTGGTGTTTATGCCAAATACGTCACTGAATACTTCAACTACGAGATGGTCTTGCCAATGAACACCGGTGCTGAAGCTGTCGAGACCGgcttgaagttggccaGAAGATGGGGTTACGTCAAGAAAGGCATTCCCGAAGGCGAAGCCATCATATTGTCTGCTGTGAACAACTTCCATGGTAGAACTTTGGGAGTTATTTCCATGTCTACCGATCCAGAAGCCACCGCCAACTTCGGCCCATACTTGAGTGGTGTTGGTCCTCAGATTCCTGGTGAGCCAGCTGGCACTTTGTTGAGATATGGTGTAATTGAAGACGTGGAGAAGGCTTTCGCTAACGCCGGCGACAAGATCGCTGCCATTTTGTTGGAACCAATCCAAGGTGAAGCAGGTATTGTTGTTCCTCCTGAAGGATACTTAACCAGAGTACAGGAATTGTGTAAGAAACACAACGTCTTGTTGATCTGTGATGAAATCCAGACTGGTATCGCCAGAACCGGTAAAATGTTGTGCTACGAACATTCTAAAAACGTCAAGCCCGACATCGTTTTATTGGGTAAGGCTATCTCTGGAGGTATTTTCCCAGTTTCTGCTGTTTTGTCGTCCAAGGAAATCATGTTGACCTTAGAACCAGGTTCGCACGGATCCACTTACGGTGGTAACCCATTGGCTTGCAGAGTAGCCATTGCTGCGTTGGAAGTTGtcagagaagaaaacttgGTTGAAAGAGCTAACAATTTGGGTGAATTCTTGAGAAAtaagttggaagaattgaagactGAATCCAACGGTGTTATCTCTGAGGTCAGAGGCAAGGGTTTATTGTGTGCCATTGTCATTGACGACACCAAGACTAACGGTAGATCTGCTTGGGACTTGTGTTTGCTTATGAAGGACCACGGAGTGTTGGCCAAGCCTACCCACGACCACATCATCAGATTGGCTCCACCTTTGGTGatctctgaagaagacttgttgaagggTGTTGACTCCATCAGACAATCCTTGAAGGATTTGCCAAATGCTCCCAAGACCGCTCACTAG
- a CDS encoding predicted protein, whose product MQCKGTTLKGQRCKIQTESGYCRYHANQSERGLKSEVPKPDSPTSGYIYIYTMSELLNSRKSWLQTRNLPNTKPSHKHKWKDFDAGKSPYMLVKVGMTSGTVARRLAQWQNQCHHDITVLGPATEEIVELKFKSAAIASRFNSPKPYSTFRNNGFFCGRNLKSAESEIHRLLRAKYGNGDILCTGCATPDSRKPNKDVPFRSEYNIHVEWFLVPKSDLEYVYSVINSVCLKNRI is encoded by the exons ATGCAATGCAAGGGAACTACGCTCAAGGGTCAGAGGTGCAAGATCCAAACGGAGTCCGGCTACTGTCGTTACCATGCTAACCAATCCGAGCGAGGGTTGAAGTCAGAAGTGCCAAAGCCCGATAGCCCCACCTCCGGCTacatctacatctacaCCATGAGCGAACTCCTCAACAGTCGAAAACTGTGGCTTCAGACTCGAAACTTGCCCAACACGAAGCCAAGTCACAAGCACAAATGGAAGGACTTTGATGCTGGAAAGTCGCCATACATGTTGGTGAAAGTTGGAATGACACTGGGCACCGTGGCTCGGAGGTTGGCCCAGTGGCAGAACCAATGCCATCATGACATCACTGTGTTAGGGCCAGCAACTGAGGAGATTGtggagttgaaatt TAAGTCGGCGGCTATAGCTAGTAGATTCAACTCTCCGAAGCCATACTCCACATTCAGAAACAACGGGTTTTTCTGTGGCCGCAACCTCAAATCGGCAGAGCTGGAGATCCACCGCCTCCTTAGAGCCAAGTATGGCAACGGTGATATTCTCTGCACCGGATGTGCTACTCCTGACAGCAGGAAACCAAACAAAGACGTTCCCTTCAGATCGGAATACAACATTCATGTCGAATGGTTTTTAGTACCCAAATCGGACCTCGAGTATGTCTATCTGGTGATCAACTCAGTgtgtttgaagaatagaatataA
- a CDS encoding O-acetylhomoserine sulfhydrylase (go_process amino acid metabolism) — translation MPSHFDTLQLHAGQQLEKPHRARAPPIYATTSYVFDDSKHGAQLFGLETPGMIYSRIMNPTNDVFEQRIAALEGGVGALATSSGQSAQFLAIAGLAHAGDNVLSTSYLYGGTYNQFKVAFKRLGIEARFVNGDSAEDFAKLIDDKTKAIYIESIGNPKYNVPDFEKIAKLAHDNGIPLVVDNTFAAGGFLINPFKHGADIIVHSATKWIGGHGTTIAGVIVDSGKFPWKKYPKKYPQFSEPSEGYHGLILNDALGEQAFIGHARIELLRDLGPALNPFGSFLLLQGLETLSLRVERQSYNALKLAQYLEKSPYVSWVSYLGLPSHESYELSKKYLNNPDLAGGALSFGVKPLEGTKSDDPFQAASPRVVDNLEIASNLANVGDSKTLVIAPYYTTHQQLSESEKVNSGVTEDLIRVSIGTEFIDDIIADFEKAFKTVYGA, via the coding sequence ATGCCTTCCCACTTCGATACCCTTCAGCTTCACGCTGGCCAGCAGCTTGAAAAGCCTCACAGAGCAAGAGCTCCTCCTATCTATGCTACTACTTCGTATGTCTTTGATGACTCCAAGCACGGCGCCCAATTGTTTGGTTTGGAGACCCCAGGTATGATCTACTCCAGAATCATGAACCCAACCAACGACGTGTTTGAACAAAGAATTGCTGCCCTTGAAGGCGGTGTTGGAGCCTTggctacttcttctggtcAATCTGCCCAGTTCTTGGCCATTGCTGGTTTGGCTCACGCCGGTGACAACGTTTTGTCCACCTCGTACTTGTATGGAGGTACCTACAACCAGTTTAAGGTAGCCTTCAAGCGTTTGGGAATCGAAGCCAGATTTGTCAACGGTGACAGCGCTGAAGACtttgccaagttgatcgACGACAAGACCAAGGCTATCTACATTGAGTCTATTGGTAACCCCAAATACAACGTTCCtgattttgaaaagattgCCAAGTTGGCTCACGACAACGGTATTCCTCTCGTTGTTGACAACACCTTCGCTGCAGGTGGTTTCTTGATCAACCCTTTCAAACACGGTGCTGACATCATTGTCCACTCTGCTACCAAGTGGATTGGAGGACACGGTACCACCATTGCTGGTGTCATTGTCGACTCTGGTAAATTCCCTTGGAAGAAGTACCCTAAGAAGTACCCTCAATTCTCTGAACCTTCTGAGGGTTACCATGGCTTGATTTTGAACGACGCCTTGGGTGAACAAGCCTTCATTGGCCACGCCAGAATCGAGTTGTTGAGAGACTTGGGTCCAGCTTTGAACCCATTCGGttccttcttgttgttgcagGGTTTGGAAACCTTGTCTTTGCGTGTAGAAAGACAATCTTACAATGCTCTCAAGCTTGCCCagtacttggaaaagtcgCCATACGTTTCCTGGGTTTCGTACTTGGGTTTGCCTTCTCACGAAAGCTACGAGCTTTCTaagaagtacttgaacaaccCTGACCTTGCTGGTGGTGCTTTGTCCTTCGGTGTCAAGCCTTTGGAAGGCACTAAGTCCGATGATCCATTCCAGGCTGCTTCTCCAAGGGTTGTcgacaacttggaaatcgcctccaacttggccaacgTCGGTGACTCAAAGACTTTAGTCATTGCTCCTTACTACACCACCCACCAGCAATTGTCGGAAAGCGAGAAGGTTAACTCTGGTGTCACCGAAGACTTGATCAGAGTCTCCATCGGTACTGAGTTCATTGACGACATCATTGCTGACTTTGAAAAGGCCTTCAAGACCGTCTACGGTGCCTAG
- the HSP70.2 gene encoding heat shock protein 70 (chaperonin of the HSP70 family heat shock protein 70 (SSA3) (Heat shock protein YG100)), which yields MSYAIGIDLGTTYSCVGVFRNQRVEIIPNELGKRTTPSCVAFNSFHTHIGEAAVNERAENPTNTIFGIKRIIGKDSYDDVGKFPFEITKSKSGLVIKVSFNGKKRKLKPELISAMILRKLKTDAEIYLGADVKNAVITVPATFNDKQRQATKDAALIAGLNVKRIINEPTAAALSYGIDKKQETLNVLVYDLGGGTLDVSLLEVTEGKFTVKATAGISHLGGEDFDDQLVNYLVSDINKQFKEDILRNPRVLMRLKLACERAKIMLSAYSQTTIELDSLVGGHDYSVIVTRAKFENLCLGLFKRTLDPIKQVLRENNECHVDEIVMVGGSSKIPKIQEIVSSYFGNKVLNTSMNPDEAIAAGAAIQAAMLSKNCPMDLEKITLVDITPLSLGIEITGKVFDIVVPKNSILPVKVTKGYTTAFSNQTLIKILVLEGERPLSTDNRALGEFVLKVPKAPIGTVKIDVSFTIDENGILTVSAVDKMSYSHKEIIIEGQNRRLTNEEIKAMVKEAEEFRAVDEKKLRAVRAVKAEKELRLFLSSINFSEDGESGSNITPEDRETLQTTSTEVFEWVEKNKDVSTEEYITKRDFLRSL from the exons ATGTCCTATGCCATTGGAATTGATTTAGGTACTACATACTCTTGTGTAGGTGTATTTCGCAATCAAAGAGTTGAGATCATACCTAACGAGTTAGGGAAAAGAACCACACCGTCTTGTGTTGCTTTCAACTCTTTCCATACACATATTGGAGAAGCTGCTGTTAACGAAAGAGCTGAAAATCCAACCAATACTATCTTTGGGATTAAGAGAATCATTGGAAAAGATAGCTATGATGATGTTGGAAAGTTTCCCTTTGAAATCACAAAACTGAAGAGTGGTCTTGTTATAAAGGTAAGTTtcaatggaaagaagaggaaactTAAACCTGAACTAATATCGGCCATGATCCTAAGGAAGCTAAAGACTGACGCAGAAATTTATTTAGGAGCGGACGTTAAGAACGCAGTTATTACAGTTCCAGCTACTTTCAATGACAAGCAGAGGCAAGCAACTAAAGATGCAGCTCTAATTGCTGGACTCAATGTGAAGAGAATAATTAATGAACCCACTGCAGCAGCTCTTTCTTATGGTATTGATAAGAAACAAGAGACTCTAAACGTACTTGTCTACGATTTAGGAGGTGGTACTTTAGATGTTTCTCTATTAGAAGTCACAGAGGGAAAATTCACAGTTAAGGCTACAGCAGGAATTTCACATTTAGGGGGAGAAGATTTCGATGACCAGTTGGTTAATTATCTCGTATCTGACATCAATAAGCAATTCAAGGAAGACATCTTGCGAAACCCTAGAGTACTCATGAGGTTAAAGCTTGCGTGCGAAAGAGCGAAGATAATGCTTTCGGCTTACTCCCAAACCACAATCGAACTAGATTCCTTGGTGGGAGGCCACGACTATTCCGTAATTGTGACAAGAGCTAAGTTTGAAAATCTCTGCCTAGGGTTATTCAAGAGGACGTTAGATCCAATTAAGCAAGTTCTTCGAGAGAACAATGAATGTCATGTTGACGAGATCGTCATGGTAGGAGGTTCATCAAAGATTCCAAagattcaagaaattgtttCTCTGTACTTCGGCAATAAAGTTCTCAATACGTCTATGAATCCCGACGAAGCaattgctgctggtgctgcAATTCAAGCTGCCATGCTAAGCAAGAACTGCCCAATGGATCTTGAGAAGATCACATTGGTCGATATTACCCCTTTGTCTTTGGGAATTGAAATAACGGGCAAAGTCTTCGATATCGTGGTTCCTAAAAACTCCATTCTTCCAGTCAAGGTTACCAAGGGCTACACAACTGCTTTTTCCAACCAGACACTAATTAAGATActcgttcttgaaggaGAAAGACCGCTATCAACTGATAATAGGGCATTGGGTGAGTTTGTGTTGAAAGTTCCTAAGGCTCCCATAGGAACAGTAAAGATAGATGTATCTTTTacaattgatgaaaatggGATCCTAACAGTAAGTGCTGTGGACAAGATGTCCTACTCTCACAAGGAGATTATTATTGAAGGTCAGAATCGAAGACTCACCAACGAAGAAATAAAAGCAATGGTCAAAGAAGCGGAGGAATTTAGGGCAGTAGACGAAAAGAAGCTTCGTGCTGTTAGAGCTGTCAAAGCGGAAAAAGAATTGAGGTTATTTCTAAGTAGcatcaacttttcagaagatggagagCTGGGATCA AATATCACCCCTGAAGATCGCGAAACTTTGCAAACCACAAGCACAGAAGTATTTGAGTGGGTTGAGAAAAATAAGGATGTCAGTACAGAGGAGTACATCACCAAACGAGATTTCTTGAGGTCTTTA
- a CDS encoding predicted protein → MSSSIEKNSEADTYEMQTLKISEDSQTLDEALQDQHNDDLETGGSPFEDTQESRKQKSGSRKIEYSVFLNFFFYLIVLGGLWFLIGQNSTLRCMANGNCEPLFTLRILDSPKGANQMLSGIREGLRMLSYVAIDLGVNNNLLNNKNLNYDHVIDTLSNSNNIFKFGYNGYCRYDSATKEQICSKCNGLDIFSCLVKDIGIQLGKVSNSNSPDLIGESLCTVYHESMSSMLLLYEFGKAKRPGYENIDLNKLAMVQQLDKLNGLGKVIIHFNFAQQIPSFIVCDYSIDSTLITSNLLPGASQ, encoded by the exons ATGTCGAGCTCCATTGAAAAGAACTCAGAAGCTGACACGTATGAGATGCAAACCTTGAAGATTCTGGAGGACTCACAAACTTTAGATGAAGCTCTCCAAGATCAGCATAACGATGACTTGGAAACTGGAGGTAGCCCGTTTGAGGATACACAGGAATCACGAAAACAAAAACTGGGATCAAGGAAAATAGAGTACTCTGTGTTTttgaacttctttttctatttGATTGTGCTTGGAGGTTTGTGGTTTCTCATTGGCCAAAATTCAACATTACGATGTATGGCGAACGGTAATTGCGAACCGTTATTTACCCTTCGAATTCTCGACTCTCCAAAAGGAGCTAATCAGATGCTTTCTGGAATCAGAGAAGGACTTAGAATGTTGTCATATGTTGCAATTGATTTGGGGGTCAACAACAATCTACTTAACAATAAGAATCTCAACTATGATCATGTCATCGACACTTTATCCAATAGcaacaacatcttcaagttcgGATATAATGGCTATTGTCGGTATGACTCGGCTACCAAGGAACAGATATGTTCCAAGTGTAATGGACTCGATATCTTTTCATGTCTTGTCAAGGATATTGGTATCCAGTTGGGTAAGGTTTCCAACTCGAATAGCCCGGACTTGATAGGTGAAAGCCTTTGTACGGTTTATCATGAATCAATGTCGAGCATGTTGCTATTATACGAATTTGGAAAGGCTAAGAGACCAGGTTACGAGAACAtcgacttgaacaagttaGCAATGGTGCAACAGCTTGATAAGTTGAACGGTTTGGGCAAAGTAATCATCCATTTCAACTTCGCTCAACAG ATACCTTCATTTATTGTTTGTGATTATTCAATCGACTCTACTCTTATTACTTCAAATCTACTTCCAGGTGCTAGCCAGTAG
- the SSA1 gene encoding Stress-seventy subfamily A (Stress-seventy subfamily A Heat shock protein SSA1 (Heat shock protein YG100)), with translation MVHYSYRVYNDQKVEVDIKNNRSRTEKSDKKRGSAFTIEENNEITIIKVKYHGPDKDIINDGISSMIVRKLKADAESYLGRNIKDAIFISPNYLEEDQVLSIREAAAMADFKVTRIVNNTVIVDDLCSTKKNKDEAVMVFELGDGFGKNQSGVRRTFRKARKIFSSSSASTSEINSSFQRSDSATKKRTSIDDLQSRIDEIMRGEGSSKSRVQGIQIFASNVYKTEMCAGAWNVEDFINIGKTFGQNMMNLHVGIAEMQLEQVVQYLESLAESGDFKGEDRHRIIQVVSQTNKWLNENKSRNLPEDVYYIKLQELKQFRDSLIGKRNVFEDSVATGTDDDIPPPYTPI, from the coding sequence ATGGTGCATTATTCTTACAGGGTATATAATGAccaaaaagttgaagtagaCATTAAGAACAATAGATCAAGAACCGAAAAGTCAGACAAGAAACGGGGCTCAGCATTCACAATTGAGGAAAATAACGAAATTACAATAATTAAAGTAAAGTACCACGGACCAGACAAAGATATCATAAACGATGGTATTTCAAGCATGATCGTGAGGAAACTAAAGGCTGATGCTGAAAGTTACTTAGGCAGAAACATCAAAGATGCTATTTTTATATCCCCCAATTACCTTGAGGAAGACCAGGTACTATCTATCAGGGAAGCTGCTGCAATGGCCGACTTCAAGGTGACCAGAATAGTGAATAATACCGTAATAGTTGACGATCTTTGTAGTACaaaaaagaacaaagacGAAGCTGTGATGGTCTTTGAATTGGGAGATGGATTTGGCAAGAATCAGAGTGGAGTAAGAAGGACTTTTCGAAAAGCGAGGAAGATATTTCTGTCGAGCTCTGCAAGTACTTCCGAAATAAATAGCTCCTTTCAAAGATCTGATTCTGCAACCAAAAAGAGAACATCCATAGATGATCTACAATCAAGAATCGATGAGATAATGAGGGGTGAGGGTTCCTCCAAAAGCAGGGTACAAggaattcaaatttttgCTTCTAATGTCTACAAAACAGAAATGTGTGCTGGTGCTTGGAATGTTGAAGACTTCATTAACATAGGTAAGACTTTTGGTCAAAATATGATGAACCTACATGTGGGTATAGCAGAAATGCAATTGGAACAAGTTGTGCAATATCTCGAGCTGTTGGCAGAAAGTGGAGACTTCAAAGGAGAAGATAGGCATAGAATTATCCAAGTTGTTAGCCAGACAAATAAGTGGTTAAATGAAAATAAGAGTAGGAATCTACCGGAAGATGTCTACTACATTAAGTtacaagaattgaaacaattCAGAGATTCACTTATCGGAAAACGAAACGTTTTTGAAGATTCAGTAGCCACTGGTACTGATGACGATATACCACCACCCTATACGCCAATATAG
- the SUB2 gene encoding Suppressor of the cold-sensitive snRNP biogenesis mutant brr1-1 (ATP-dependent RNA helicase Suppressor of the cold-sensitive snRNP biogenesis mutant brr1-1~go_function nucleic acid binding; helicase activity; ATP binding) encodes MSHEGQEELLDYSDSEEIAVPTTTEVAGADSATDKEADKKGSYVGIHATGFRDFLLKPELLRAIGDCGFEHPSEVQQVCIPQSILGTDVLCQAKSGLGKTAVFVLSTLQQLDPVPGEISTLVICHTRELAYQIRNEYARFSKYMPDVKTEVFYGGTPIKRDIEKLKSKDTCPHIVVATPGRLHALVNEKAIRLSNVKSFVIDECDKVLESIDMRRDVQDIFRATPHQKQVMMFSATLSQEIRPVCKKFMQNPLEIYVDDEAKLTLHGLQQYYIKLEEKEKNRKLSDLLDSLEFNQVIIFVKSTQRANELNKLLCSCNFPSIAVHSGLPQEERIERYRSFKEFNKRICVSTDVFGRGIDIERINLAINYDLPNEADQYLHRVGRAGRFGTKGLAISLVGSKEDEEVLEKIQSRFDVKITEFPEEGVDPSTYMNT; translated from the exons ATGTCGCACgaaggacaagaagaattgttggatTACTCCGACTCTGAAGAAATCGCCGTTCCAACCACCACCGAAGTGGCTGGCGCAGATTCTGCCACTGATAAGGAAGCTGACAAGAAGGGATCCTACGTTGGAATCCATGCCACCGGGTTCAGagacttcttgttgaagccAGAATTGTTGAGAGCCATTGGAGACTGTGGTTTTGAACACCCTTCAGAAG TCCAACAAGTCTGTATTCCACAATCCATTTTGGGTACTGACGTTTTGTGCCAGGCTAAGTCTGGTTTGGGTAAGACGGCCGTGTTCGTCTTGTCTACCTTACAACAGTTAGACCCAGTTCCAGGTGAAATTTCCACCTTGGTTATCTGTCACACCAGAGAATTGGCCTACCAGATCCGTAACGAATACGCCAGATTTTCCAAGTATATGCCAGACGTTAAGACCGAGGTCTTTTATGGTGGTACTCCAATCAAGAGAGACatcgaaaagttgaagagcaaGGATACATGTCCTCACATTGTAGTTGCTACACCAGGTAGATTACATGCTTTGGTTAACGAAAAGGCTATCCGTTTGTCCAACGTCAAGTCTTTTGTTATCGATGAATGTGACAAGGTCTTGGAATCCATCGACATGAGAAGAGACGTCCAGGACATTTTCCGTGCTACTCCTCACCAGAAGCAAGTGATGATGTTCTCGGCTACTTTGTCGCAGGAAATCCGTCCCGTCTGCAAGAAGTTCATGCAAAACCCCTTGGAAATCTACGTCGACGACGAAGCCAAGTTGACTTTGCACGGCTTGCAACAGTACTacatcaagttggaagagaaagaaaagaacagaaagTTGTCTGACTTGTTGGACTCATTAGAATTCAACCAGGTCATCATTTTTGTGAAGTCTACTCAGAGAgccaacgagttgaacaagttgttgtgTAGTTGTAACTTCCCATCTATTGCTGTCCACTCTGGTTTGcctcaagaagaaagaattgagagATACAGATCTTTCAAGGAATTCAACAAGCGTATCTGTGTTTCCACCGACGTTTTCGGTAGAGGTATTGATATCGAAAGAATCAACTTGGCCATCAACTATGACTTGCCAAACGAAGCCGACCAGTACTTGCACAGAGTAGGTAGAGCCGGTAGATTTGGTACTAAGGGTTTGGCCATTTCTTTGGTGGGATCcaaggaagacgaagaggttttggaaaagattcAATCCAGATTCGATGTTAAAATCACCGAGTTCCCAGAAGAAGGTGTTGACCCATCCACTTACATGAACACCTAA